The Punica granatum isolate Tunisia-2019 chromosome 4, ASM765513v2, whole genome shotgun sequence genome has a window encoding:
- the LOC116205568 gene encoding diaminopimelate decarboxylase 1, chloroplastic-like produces MASSHLLSPSTFLPKTTIHRRFSENPLPKFPSLPLKLSLNHVKPLRAAISQADAAPAAQGASFKHCFSKSGDGFLYCEDVKVQDVMEAVERRPFYLYSKRQITKNVEAYKEALVGLDSVIGYAIKANNNLKILEHLRGLGCGAVLVSGNELRLALRAGFDPTKCIFNGNGKLLEDLVLAAQEGVFVNVDSEFDLDNIIKAARIAGKKVNVLLRINPDVDPQVHPYVATGNKNSKFGIRNEKLQWFLDSVKAHPDELKLVGAHCHLGSTITKVDIFRDAAVLMVNYIDIIRDQGFEVNYLNIGGGLGIDYYHTGAVLPTPRDLINTVRELVLSRNLKLIIEPGRSLIANTCCFVNRVTGVKTNGTKNFIVIDGSMAELIRPSLYGAYQHIELTSPPPSGVEISTFDVVGPVCESADFLGKDRELPTPDQGAGLVVHDAGAYCMSMASTYNLKMRPPEYWVEEDGSIKKIRHAETFQDHLRFFEGL; encoded by the exons ATGGCGTCTTCCCATCTCCTCTCTCCCTCCACTTTCCTCCCCAAGACCACAATCCACCGCCGTTTCTCCGAAAACCCACTTCCCAAATTCCCATCTCTACCCCTCAAGCTCTCCCTAAACCACGTAAAGCCCCTCCGGGCCGCCATCTCCCAGGCCGACGCCGCCCCTGCAGCTCAAGGAGCCTCGTTCAAGCACTGCTTCTCCAAGTCCGGTGATGGGTTCCTTTACTGCGAGGACGTCAAGGTCCAGGACGTCATGGAGGCTGTCGAGAGGCGGCCCTTCTACCTGTACAGCAAGAGGCAGATCACGAAGAATGTCGAGGCATACAAGGAGGCCTTGGTGGGGTTGGACTCTGTGATTGGGTATGCGATTAAGGCGAACAACAACCTCAAGATTCTGGAGCATTTGAGGGGGTTGGGCTGTGGGGCTGTACTGGTCAGCGGCAACGAGCTGAGACTGGCCCTCCGAGCTGGTTTTGATCCCACCAA GTGCATCTTTAATGGGAATGGAAAACTCTTGGAGGACTTGGTTCTGGCTGCACAAGAAGGCGTTTTTGTTAATGTCGACAGTGAATTCGACTTGGATAACATAATCAAAGCCGCTAGGATTGCTGGCAAGAAGGTTAATGTATTGCTTCGTATCAACCCCGATGTGGATCCTCAG GTCCATCCTTATGTTGCCACTGGAAACAAGAATTCCAAGTTTGGGATTAGAAATGAGAAGCTTCAATGGTTCCTTGATTCTGTGAAGGCACATCCAGATGAGTTGAAGCTTGTCGGTGCCCACTGCCATCTCGGTTCCACCATCACTAAG GTTGATATTTTCAGGGATGCAGCTGTTCTGATGGTCAACTACATCGACATAATTCGAGACCAAGGATTTGAAGTTAACTACTTAAACATTGGTGGTGGTCTGGGAATAGATTACTATCATACTGGTGCTGTCCTTCCCACACCTAGAGATCTTATTAACACT GTCCGCGAGTTGGTCCTTTCACGAAATCTGAAACTCATAATAGAGCCAGGAAGATCGCTCATTGCAAATACTTGCTGCTTTGTCAATCGGGTGACTGGGGTCAAAACTAATGGTACAAAGAACTTTATCGTGATTGATGGGAGCATGGCAGAACTAATTCGTCCCAGTCTCTATGGCGCATATCAG CACATAGAGTTGACCTCTCCTCCACCGTCTGGGGTAGAGATCTCAACCTTCGATGTGGTTGGCCCAGTCTGCGAGTCTGCAGATTTCTTAGGAAAGGACAGAGAACTTCCTACTCCAGATCAG GGAGCAGGTCTCGTAGTCCATGACGCCGGTGCATACTGCATGAGCATGGCATCTACATACAATTTGAAGATGCGTCCTCCGGAGTATTGG GTTGAGGAAGATGGATCCATCAAGAAGATCCGCCACGCGGAAACTTTTCAAGACCACTTACGGTTTTTCGAGGGCCTGTAA